The genomic interval ATTAGGCTGggaattaggcctattttttatTGGTAGCACACATCTGATACTTTGACAGCCTTAAAAGTAACAATACAAGTGTATTGCATACCTGTTTCTTCCAGAGggtaatgtttttatgttgtaCAGATTTTAAACCTTTTCATTCTTATATCTAGGTTGCTGATGCTCTTGCAACATTCTTAACGAGACATAAGATGGCAGAATCATTGTCAGGATTTGAGaggtaaatttattaatttttatttcggAGGTAAATAATTCTAAtctaaaaactaatttttttgtAAGCATTTAGAGAATAAAGATTATTTAAACAGGTATAGCATATCAAGAGAGCGTTTGTTTTTGCTATTGTATGCATCAacacatatggggtatcaaaggGACCCCAATTGTACAGGAAAAGTTTTAAACTGCAGTAGTATTTTATTCTACTTCAGCGCTGAATTCTTATTAtctgcatttatttatttgttttcctCTTACAGGCCATCGCCATGTTGTTGAAATGGAATgactttttttatcaaaatccATCACTGGAAAGAAATTGTTTTTGAGATATGAAAGGCAGAGCGTGTCTCCCATAATAAATGTGTATTCAAAACCATACACTTTATCAACGAACTTTGACCTATGAAGGTCGACACACTTTCTGTGCATCCAACGGCAATTCCTTTCAGAGGAAATTAGTTTTATATGCAGTACTTGATAATAATATCAAGTTTGCTTGGTAGTGGTTTGGTTTCAAACTGCAGGTCGGTTGATATGCATATACTCATTCTATATCTGTCATCATGTGTcatattcgattgggaactttcgttgtcaacgtaaagatttttttagtactttttgtattcgaattgtaaatttgtgctcaacagaaagtcattcgaatataaaacgttgacaacgaaagctttttcgttaagaacaatctcaacgctaaaaatactccgttaaagaagtactcaacggtACACTTGAATACGACaattatttcattatataaGAGCTAATTTGGTCTGATTGATGAGAACCCCTCAACAAACataattttcaaataataataattataatatctttATTCAAATCTTCTAAGTGGTTACCAACTGTCACTCAGTTCGTACTGCTATCCTATGCTTATTTTTTTCGAattgtcatcgatcgaagatgtcttccgtttcATGAAAAAGgactattattaaataatgaGTGTCATGTCATGATGAGTACTACTGTATCTCGTCTATTATGCCCCTACAACCACCAATGTCATGGGACAAGCGAAACCTTTAAGAACCCAAAAATGTCATTCACTCATTTCTTTGAACAGcagtattttgttttatttttatgttgtgtGATTTGTGTGATATTATACAGTAGTCTGTATGCCTGAATACTTAAAAGAAATACAATGCTGTACAACAATTAGTGATTAATAAACTTGTGGTTACCACAAAATGCACtaattttttagtttataatgTTACGGCACAAATGACACATTAGATACATCAGTACAGAGAATGGGACACTTATATCGGAGTCCATGCAGTGGTGTAACAGCTATGACCGCTCACTGACAAAACCCAGGTGCCCAGCGCTTAATGGGCCCCAGATCTAAGCAGCTTCAATGTAACTACCCAGCATTGGAGAGCTCCTTAGGAGTACTACACAAGAGGTCTTTCCCCCTACATTATGCCGCTGTATATCCATATATATCAAAGGTAGTGATGTCAATCAACTTATTTGTTAGCCAATACTAACCGGGTCAAATGGCCAACAATATTCGCAAGGGTTCGCTGTCGACttgctcctagttctggtggtggaacaagtcttctcggataaggactataaactgtaggtcgaGTGTAcgtgtgtgcactttaaagaacccagttcatcatttgAGAtgagggggttaccccggtgaactggttcacaaaatagcccctgtatattacgacctatctgataggacagtgattcaTTTACTATTTacaatccttggccacatgtgcctaaagacttaacaaacaaaataccaGCATTAGGTAAAAAAAGACacatttaagttttaaaaatgatttatttgcaATGCCATAGTTTCAGGAATTGTCCCTACTTTAATCTCACCCCACCCATCACACACATTCTTTAATAATCCTTATTGTAAAGACAATTTAAGTAAATAGTTCACTAGTAGAGCATGCTTTTTAAATTGCTACTGGCTGCGAAAAAGCATGatatcaattaaaaacaaaggaACTACACAAGTAGTTTCTTATTAAATTActataattttgtatatatatataagaataTTGCATGTTTTTAATAATGCCTTGATGATGAAGTACATGTTCAGTAAATGTAACGTTTTAGTGGAACACTTTCTTTTGAAAGAGAGTTATTGACACTTCTGTAAAAACGATTTTTTTGGTCATTAATCTGCTGAAACAATAAGGTAAGAAATTCTCATTTTCAGTTATAAACTAGACTACTAATACCACTTTCACATCACTTGGCAAAACAAAGTTTACACATACGCCGAGGTGACGACCCAGCATTTTGGGTGTGTGCACAAACTTCAACGATTTACTAGGCAATGTAAAATAGGTATTGGATTTTTTCCCTCATTTCAATCAGTTTAAATGGTGTTAGTTGCACTGTTCATCCCAATTTTACTCCCATTGAACTTTTCTTGTGCAGGTTAGAATAAGGTAATATATAGGCTGtattttttccttttaaaaacatatttatacgatCATACGGATTCTGTTAACTCCTTCTCTAGCGTTTCGTTGCGTAGTCTCTCTTGTTCTGCACGTAAAAAGTCCTGTACCATCGGTGATTGCATTAAAGCCTAAAGAGAAAGTATTGTATtgctaaatataaatatattgaggcTATGGTCAACTGTACAAATAACtgcaatttataatattaataatattactagtGTTAGTAAAGTTTGTATTTCCTTTTTGCCAAACACAtggcttaagctctgtctacactatcaaactagtttgactgaAAACTGTGATGTtcctaaatatggcagtgatatacccaaatatagtagtgatatggcatcatcatgtccatatatgggcacaacacattttttgataaagtttgatagtgtagacagagctttactttatTACTAATTAATGTTAGTACATTACTGCAGCACTAACCATTTTCTTATCACTAATAATCTGATCTGCAAGATACTGTTGTCGTTCAGGATAAGCTACATCAATAAGAGAATTGAGACCACTGAGTTGGGCTAACGTTTCTTCAGTGGATTCCTGTAACAAAATAGAAACGTAAAATTAAATGCatgttaaaatgttattcaGCAGATGTTCAAAGCAGTAAAAGTATTTCGAAATAAAATTAGCATTTTGATTGATCGTGTGAGTATGATCTTTTGACCTGAAAACTCcagagtttgatgttggtacctttcacaccaaaacacagGTGTGTCCAACTCTGCTGTTTTGAACTCCAGAGTTGTTTGATTTTATCTTTCAtaccaaaacaccggggtgtcaactccggagtgtctctggagttttgcttttggtgtgaaaggagTATAAGTGTTCCtatatgttactatttattttttggtCAGTGGTTTTTAATTAAGTGTTTACACGGACAAAAGGATGATGGAAAATTAATAACCTGTTCTCTCATCTTAGCTTGCGCAGCTATATGTTTACTTTTCCTTTTATATTTTTCCTTGTATCCTTTATTCCGATGGTAACGGCAAATCCACGCTCCGGATTTAAACCGGAACGCTGCTTCCTTGCATTCCCCAACCTCGCATGTTTGTTGATCACTACTGCTGGAGCTACCACTGTTTCCGGCTTTTTCTGTCTGAGTTTGTGCAGGCTCAGTTGAACAGCTTTGCTCTGCCATCTATGTGGAAAAGAAGTGTATTTTATTACGTGTAGTTAGATTTTTAGCATAGTTTAGCAACAACAAAGTAAGATATTGTCAAAAAACCTCTAAAAAAAGAACAGCGGCTTTGTATAAAATACCAAATAAGTAAAATGTATTTAGATTTTAATAACcatttcatttgaaaatgatAATATGCCATTTAACTACTCATGATTTGTATAAATTGTTGCTTGATTGGgtttttttgggtttttttggGGGTTTCTTGTTGAGAACCATTTTTTGTTGCCGCATTGTGTTTTtggaaaatgaaataataataatttaaaaaaaactacaataaCAAAGTAAGATACCCAAAAAAGGAACAGCGGCTTTGTATAAAATACCAAATAGGTAAAACAAGCAATCGTGTTAAAAGAATGTTTTAAATCACACATACTCATACCACTTTTGGCCTTGTACATTTGTGCAAAACACCTTTCGCTGATCAAGCTTTTGGTGTTGAAAAGAAATGTGTGCCTAAAAGAAATTATTCATCACAGAAGAAAGCAAACTTGCTCGAGACAACACGACAGAAATCTACAAAATTAACCACATAATTAACCACATTTgaagtattattatatttatatcacTAAGGAGCTGTATTGTATtgagaattattatttatattaaattaaaatcaaatacaAGAAGTATATTGATTGTAAAAGGAAATAAACTGCTAATATTACtactaaaatttaattaatatgtttaacaaaaatgtattttgtatagTTCTCCTGTCAAACTCACTGTAAAAGAAATAACTGTGTTAAATTCTTCTCTTTGAGAGTAGTAGGCccggtagtaggcctatgtgaagTATCTGTCTTACCTCTACTCACTCTAAATAGCCTACTCTAGTattttagtacagtagtatagaCTGGgtctctagcctaggcctactaactagacTAGAGCTTGACTTGTACACAATTTTTGACATTTACACAATTGTGCACAAATCATAAGGcgtttatacatacattttcaataattatataaataactacaaataaaacaataagtaACTAGTCTAGTTCTCACCACTAGATACCTAAACTCTTGGAAAACATTAGTTACTACCAAATCAGCAGTGAATTTATTCTGTTTTGATTGAATCGAggtaaagaaaacaaaaacaacccTGATCCTGAACCACCTGACCATATATAGTATAGTCACGTGATACAACAAGAGTTACGGTACCACGAGATTTCGTTCAATCTTGATGTCCTCTCAtcaataacaacatatttattacattttttttctatagtaAATATTTCAGAAaccaattttattttgatatttatatatctgctaaaaatgtttataccggaaattaaaaatgcaaatagGATATATTGTTGATGACCAGTAGTGTTTCGGTTGAATGAGTTTTGGATTGTCTGCTGTTTTTTTAACAGCTGACTTAACACGCACACACAGCTTGAAAAGATGAGGGGCATTTAGATGGaataatttgattttgatttaaaattgtttCTAACCTAGAATTTGCAAAATACCACATTGTGATATTGCACATAGCAATAACAGGTATGTATTCAGTATTTAGttttcaataatatatttacttaatttactttatttaatgGTGTTAAAGCTAGGCTTGGTCACCAGGGATTGTTATGATTTTTGGCAGGCAAACGTGCTGGTATCTGAGCGGAAACGGACGTATATTAATTTAGCTAAGTAAGACTGGCCTAGATTAGTTGTACTGTACGTAACGTGTTATGCAAAACAAATGTAGCTGTCATCGCGCacacaatctttttttttatatgaagtATGAAAACcttttatagtaggcctaactagggcctagcctaataaGTCTTTAGTTAGGTAGGCCTAGGTGTGTATttgttgatttttaaaaataataattaaaaaatataaatacttaaaaatttaaattgaatagctaggcttattattaaattttatatatttttctttcaaacaatttatataAGATTGCATCGtattgattgaattgaattgaattgaatttatttggaaaatcatcataaaaaatacatacaaagtgataattGGGTcttgatttaaaatttaaatcttattttttttaaataaatatcgtTTGTTACAAATGCTCAATAATTCGACTTTGTAGCATTCCAGGTACTATTATTAAATAGTCCagatatttattataaaatccCAATTTTTCTTAACCAGGACATTCAATGGCAGAAGTCAAattcaaaaataattaaataaataaagaatttgTGCTGTTGCTGGTTTTCataatgtgtttttgtttttatttggcctccaatgcattttttttgtattggtaTTAAAATTTGAACAAATACTTCTCTCCTTGTGTTTTTAGCAGTGTAACTATTGTACAACCAATGCCAAGTAGACATTATTAAACTAAAGCCAATTGTTCAGATTGTAGTGTTTTGTGCATTTGTGTAGTGTATTGAAAAGCTGcttatagtactgtactgtaaagtaTTGTATAACAGTTACTGTAGGCAATTCAATGAAACATGGAAATGTTGATCATTTTATGTTATACCCTTACACACACATCAAccttgtttgtattttaaacgatgtattttatctgtattttacaaaattttaatctttttaactttgaacaaacaaaaataatttcaaaccatgtactactgtatattttactgtgtttaacGATGAATCAATGAAATGaagaaatgaaatttaaaaaaaatattattttttcatttttaaactatgtactgtaatatcaatgtttttaaattctGAATCTAAGTATAAATTACTTTTGTACTAATAGTAACCTTGACTTTATTTCTGTGAATTTTAGTCAccctaaacaaataaaaaattcattttttgatTATAAAGATTGACCTTGTTTTGTATTGAAGACCATACCATTTGTCATGTAAAACAAGTTTTGTCAACCACAAAACATTTAAAGcgaaataattcaatttttacaAACTATCATCATAATTTCAGTACAGTAAACActgatttataatttatatatattgtgactatcattcagagccaagcacctgaagattgagttcatactcatgaaacagcctgtagtgcaataaaatgttcagttggtaatttactagcgtctttatcatttatttatatttggctcTACATTTTGTATCGAGCACTTTCGCTTTCATGATCTGCGTTAAATTTACcacgatttatatatatatatatgtatatatatatcaatttgTACCCAAAACCCAAGCTTTTGTTGTGATTGTTTCCATACTGTAGTTCATTTTTCccattgtgatttttttttaatgattttgtgccataaaactttatgtttaaataataatattagtaataataatttgtgaTTGTGATGCAGAACCATTTGAgtatattcttttatttatttttgttatttattaaactttatcactgcacataacataacataaaggCAGCAAAAAGAAATGGatgaacaggtgacaagcacctacccacatcccccttaaaatacacataacattaacaaatagaATATGTAAATGCACAAGGTAAATATGAAAATAGCTAAAGTAAATTACTTATAAATACTATACTGAATACaatttgagaaataaaatacGGTATGACGTTAAAACTCATATATGAATATGATACAAACATGCCTACTGAACTATCGATGCCTGCAATGGGCAATCGGCAACTCataatttctttattaaattttGGGTtccacatattttttttattttttaagtattaaaaatagtttacaaatatattgttttactaTTTCTCTATTTTTATACTAATTATCCAGTAGCTAAATACTGactatatttttttctaaatgttcttttttttttatacattttaaattattataatttaataaataaaactgacACACAATCAGAAatcacaaatattttaaaacatgatcAAGGACTCCATACAGTATCCATCATTAAGATTAACAGaagttattttattcaaaactaCGAAGTAAGTCGCAAATTCGGCTCTTTATAAAACACTCCCTACAGGTTCGGTTTTGTTTGCGTGATCTTTTTACTTGCACAGATTCCTCTAGCGTTGGGCATACATGTTCGTTGATCATGCATGTGTCACACATGTGTTGTTGTGATGTGATATATATCAGCATGTTTTTTAAGAGACAAGCATTACATCACCATCGTTGCTAAAAGGTAAGAATGCCAGGATAGTGACGGCATTGACGATTAATCACTGCTCGACTTACTTTTACTCGTAACACTATTCAAATAATCCGTATTTAATTAAACTACATTCTGTATCGTATCGGCATATTGAATTAGAACTTATAAGACACTTAAGACATAAGTATGGTTtacttgtatattatataaaaactttatttcacaaataaaatgcatatagcaaaaaaaaaaaaaaaacatacaataaaaaaataaatatatgagtACTGTAGTATAAAAATTCTAATATAAAATGTCAGACCAACCAGCTGacatacaatttttaattgaaaaacaatttatCAAACACAGTTTTAACAATCAATATTAGATATACTCTTTATTTACGTAAcataaaactataaatagaCTTACATATCCTAGGAAAGCATCTGAATTCAGGTCTTCTGGGTATAGAGGCCAAGCATAAATGCTAATAGGCTCCTCGtgaaaaacaactttattgTATTAAATGTATCATTGTGATAATTTTTGACTAgtctaatttttaattttaaggcaATCATCTTTATAAACCATTTCATATCGTAATACGTGGTTACGAGATTATTGTGAGCCTAGAGCATGCGTAGAGCAGTGAGCAAGTAATGCAGTTTTCTTGAACATTTCTTGCACTCCAAAGAGGAAGaaacttacaaaatatacataattagcGTGGGAAATCAACGAAGTCCATTATCTTAATTATCTCTACAAGTTTTTTAGATTAATAATCTTAAGATTCAATGTTAAGATTCAATGTTTTATGTTAACTGTAATTTATGGTGAACATTTGCCAATGACCGGAATTGTTTGTCAGTGGATGAGGTGAATTAGCAAGTTTATAAACTCAGGATAATCGATCACATGAGTTAATATCTTGGAATGCTGAAGATTGTTATTGATTCAGATAAACCATAGTGACTTTTCACAGGTACGCGTTTTTTACGAGTCAGTCCCTGTCATCGAGTTGTGTGAGCAAAGAAAAGTGAGATTTATCCTTGGTGCAATTATAGATCATCTTCTTCtcaatataatgtaaatatattggCAAGTGGATAACCATAAGTGATAACATTCACTGTCTtccaagttttttttatatattttatactgcATCCAACAgagagtaactcgccaattaccggacagataaactattttataatttatcgtgcttataaactaagtctcatttgaggcttagggagtggagttaaaaGAGTCTTGAGttaccaccaagctacagctccaagTTGGCAACCAAGCTTTTTTTCAGAGTGAATTTGTTCTTTGTCATGAAAAACATATGAAAGGATTTGAACCCTAGTTGATCTGATGCCAGTGAATATGCTGTATAACCATAAAGTAGCCCATTGTTGGAAGCATCCCAGTTGTATATAAATGAAGGTCATTGGTCAGTTTGTTACCAGCTTAAACTGGGATAGCGTGGTTGTGCAAAGTACAACTATAATGAATCACCGCTTTCCTGGTATAATGTGATTTCctctataattaatttattattatcaatatttgtcATGTAAATGGAAGCAACAATAACAGGCTGTCAaggcaaataaacatttttgttactGCTCTACCAAGttataaagaaagaataaattaaTTCCCCATTGAGAcaagaaacttgttttcttctagagaagaccccaaatgatggcttattgctatgttttcatttatgtacacacctataattatattatactgtataatgccattgttgaatgaataaataaatgttttttgaactaTTTAAATCTTTTTCCAGATACTGATAGCTCCACTAATCAACTAAAACATTCAGATGAATATCAAACCTCTTTAATTAGTTGTGTGTaatgattacattttttaaatttatttattttaagtctAATTCATGCCTAGCTTACTGTACCTGGATAAATCAAAAATAGCCCTTGCTCTCCTCGGGGAGAGCATATGATATGAAAAGTAAAAAGTTCCTTGAATCTTGAGTCCGTCCACCGTGTTAAAATGGGCAcgccatttttgttttctttttttgtatttgtagaTATATTAATGATTTCCGTATGTCCTTTATTTGGTAATTGTCCCGGTTCCAAAAATCGATTATTACAGTTATAGTTTTGGcattaaatgtaatattaatccCAAAGGTTAGTCCCTAAAATATGAAAAAGATAAACAATTTATTCATAACCTTGTAAATATTAGAAACCAGATGTGTACacataaaattaacataaaaagtactgtactgtacatactgaATATATGCAGGTGCATATTTCTGCTGCTTCGTACTGATAGCAATAACGGTTTCAAAGAGCTGTGAGCTAACCTGTAGATTTTACACGTGTACACCAACTTTCATCTCCTATACAAACAAATAGcgctcttaagctctgtctacattatcaaactttaaaaatgtgatgtgcctatatcgATATGcagatgatgtcataacactaccatatttgggatatcactaccatatttgggcacatcacacttttttgtcaaactggtttgatagtgcagactgCTGAGATAGACCAGTGCACCAAGGTAACTACTGAGCTTTAGAAGGGTGCACTGGTTTCATTAAGCCAGACTGGTTCTCCAGTTTGATGTCCTTGACATCCCACACCACATTCCCTGACCACATCACATACCACATCTCATACCACATCCCTGACCATACCCACTGTACTGTAAGTACCGGACTTTATTAACCACCACCATCATCCTACAAATACTCTCCCTGTACAACGTAATCTTGAAAACACGAATATTACTATAAGAAATAGTATCCTTTAATATTAAGATTACTGTAGACCCTCAGCTTAATGTCTTTTTTAAAGGATGAGTATACATGCATATCAATCACGTTGCTTAAGGACACAGACCAGATAACAATAACACTCGTGCTGTCCCACAATTCATGCCATCACGCTCTTTGTTGTCTATTGCCTTTCAATGCCTGAGCCGAGTTCTGTAAttacatttttgaaaattgatACATTCTGATAGCAATAGCATGTAGTGTTTGTTTGCCTCAAGAATTATATTCATGTATTGAATGTCATAACTTTgctttactgattttttttttttggtggaacCTATCCATTGGATGTAGATTATTTAATGAGCAGAATTGGAATAATTGAACACATAATTAAGGAACCAGGTTGATTGTACGATTTAATAGGTATATCCAGATGACAAAagatagtactgtacattgtagGTTAAAGTTCAACGTTACACTTTTTAGTATCCCCCCTTATTTAAAAATCGTGTATACACCACTGCGCATCACCCACACtgcagtacagtactataaaatCTTTTGAAATGAGGTCAATAATAATGACTTCATAATGGAAgtcttaaaaatgtatttattttatggttTATGTTTGTTGTTGATATTTGTAatcagtttatttttaaatatagtttttaacTTTTGTTCAGTTGAGTTGTACTGTATAATCTACTGTATAGTACTGTTtagtaatatttacagtaatacTGACTTCcgtagtacagtattaaaagtAATCTATAAATAACAATTACTGTACACTACTTTTATTAGTATTCCTTCCAGGTGACTTTATTGTAGaatttagtaataatatatgtcctgtttatatataaatccaaaggcaaattactgaaaaaggTGACAATG from Antedon mediterranea chromosome 5, ecAntMedi1.1, whole genome shotgun sequence carries:
- the LOC140049962 gene encoding regulatory factor X-associated protein-like produces the protein MAEQSCSTEPAQTQTEKAGNSGSSSSSDQQTCEVGECKEAAFRFKSGAWICRYHRNKGYKEKYKRKSKHIAAQAKMREQESTEETLAQLSGLNSLIDVAYPERQQYLADQIISDKKMALMQSPMVQDFLRAEQERLRNETLEKELTESV